The following coding sequences lie in one Vanessa tameamea isolate UH-Manoa-2023 chromosome 17, ilVanTame1 primary haplotype, whole genome shotgun sequence genomic window:
- the LOC113400266 gene encoding MATH and LRR domain-containing protein PFE0570w isoform X6, translating into MKKRTISKLKSIFGSKKGKRQQEQQQSLKSSRSPSPDLHSPASTGSESFRPIQRTPPPTRVGPPPSPPVPTNPIVPVAPEPSGPLPLSPCLVCGRTFVPQSLAKHVKICEKMTVKKRKTFDSSRQRREGTDLEQYLPKNFGLPENSPFLEKSPPNTAKAAPKPKNHSVRSAIMKPAADLQKCPHCNRAFGLRAFERHVEWCADKAKILPAAPGQPPPHIADAKQRLNARTQYKAPPVRGRRSSQTREKSSNSRSASVESTRGISPPREYGDYRHTRTRASESVSSNDYHEENTAHVPVIRNSRIGQNNSSGDANVKARQARLAKDLSSSRPIQESDPFDIQQTNTDLNIKKDDTQSKPKSRLNIKKREQLKKLEEIANKYSEKKQNVQKDKLKNGAKSLDKKDSKDPKSQIPIPRKTNLIKEKKVIEAQVLDKTNNLNSIEAEDQATSSSLSRQNASSSNVKNKVTAKYNIKKDYTKKIKESTISLDSLENGSINTNRDKNSQSVGINTELLCPCIPCVIYDNSEHNPVNKKRNKSLSKNKIKLVKVDNSDSPVKLLYKNPKILSFCDVESDKTCNENINQSNENLSLVNQSNLTLCKSFTDDSLTKNNLEKKKTCEDINKTVFDIHYINYIEPNKNSSNDNMVDSISNLSAENIETNCEHDLSEGSFEDSFDIKKEVSAEADTVLVCRHSSGDTYTKFTEDPADLEEFLSITDKMINNDKTQLETNNIEKSVQNIHTPRTDSIESMNRKLSENSTKDTNKTGPVFSDTLEELKSNLKDLLNEADHEADNLTKYKEMNESEFKKNVCDMEHITVYGLKFYEEKQAVENNSIEEKPSELKLPSINKTNKFSQNDNDKNVHCNIYKANRNSRMLKHKKRTNSEYRTFIIKENQEDICDESPPLKLPRIENKSSNNIVSDKIFPSSIKRSTSLLDSIQKKTGTKLDNSKGRHKTDQLEDDLMQSLKDFDKFYESERIENQSSNKEVVNNNKIIYNDKSKKEFRRKVDHKPNKHETNHNGNYTPNGKSTNDSAYSRLVSLNRISPSKLSLCNVKEQNGVTSLEPVGSDSNSSHKDDVRSISSEEFLAMERSAELDGPIPRTETHKELETPAINDKKVSSRASSRHSPTWRPRHETLSSSGSETSLHRQRRDSIPAPRLSRFCHECGNKFPVETAKFCIECGVKRLVV; encoded by the exons atgaaGAAGAGGACGATATCAAAATTGAAATCGATATTCGGCTCGAAGAAAG GCAAACGGCAACAAGAACAACAACAATCCTTAAAGTCTTCCCGCTCGCCGTCCCCGGATCTACACAGTCCGGCTTCCACCGGCAGCGAATCGTTCCGGCCGATACAACGGACTCCACCCCCAACTCGCGTTGGGCCGCCGCCTTCCCCTCCAGTTCCTACGAACCCGATAGTTCCTGTCGCCCCCGAACCTTCTGGCCCTTTACCTCTGTCGCCATGTCTTGTTTGCGGAAGAACGTTCGTGCCTCAGTCGCTAGCGAAACACGTCAAAATATGCGAGAAGATGACCGTGAAAAAACGAAAAACCTTCGACTCCTCAAGACAACGACGTGAAg GCACGGACTTAGAACAATACTTGCCAAAGAATTTCGGTCTTCCAGAAAACAGTCCCTTCCTCGAGAAGAGTCCGCCGAACACTGCCAAAGCTGCGCCCAAACCTAAAAATCATTCTGTAAGAAGTGCTATTATGAAG CCCGCGGCCGACCTACAGAAGTGTCCGCATTGCAATCGGGCGTTCGGCCTGCGTGCGTTCGAGCGTCACGTGGAGTGGTGCGCAGACAAGGCAAAGATCTTGCCGGCGGCGCCCGGGCAGCCTCCCCCTCATATTGCTGATGCGAAGCAGAGGCTAAACGCTCGCACGCAGTATAAAGCGCCCCCAGTTCGTGGCAGACG ATCCTCACAAACACGTGAAAAATCATCCAACAGTCGGTCCGCATCAGTGGAATCGACGCGCGGTATCTCACCGCCTCGTGAGTACGGAGACTACAGGCACACTCGTACCAGAGCGTCAG AATCCGTGTCCAGCAATGACTACCACGAAGAAAATACAGCGCACGTTCCAGTTATTAGAAACTCAAGAATTGGTCAAAATAATTCATCAGGAGATGCAAATGTGAAAGCCAGACAAGCAAGACTTGCCAAAGACCTAAGCAGTTCCAG ACCGATCCAAGAATCTGATCCATTCGATATCCAACAAACCAATACAgaccttaatattaaaaaagatgaTACACAAAGTAAACCCAAAtccagattaaatataaaaaaacgagaACAACTAAAAAAACTCGAAGAAATTGCTAACAAATATAGTGAAAAGaaacaaaatgtacaaaaagataaattaaagaaCGGAGCAAAGAGTTTAGATAAAAAAGATTCGAAAGATCCAAAAAGTCAAATTCCAATACCAAGAAAAACAAATCTAATAAAAGAGAAGAAAGTAATCGAAGCACAGGTGTTAGACAAAACGAATAATCTTAACTCAATTGAAGCTGAAGACCAAGCTACTTCATCGTCACTTTCCAGACAAAATGCTAGTTCatcaaatgttaaaaataaagtaacagcaaaatacaatattaaaaaagattatacaaagaaaattaaagaaagtACGATCAGTTTAGATAGCCTCGAGAATGGTTCAATAAATACGAATAGAGACAAAAATAGTCAATCAGTAGGAATAAATACAGAACTTCTGTGTCCTTGTATACCTTGTGTCATATATGACAATTCAGAACATAACCCAGTgaataaaaaacgaaacaaatcattatcaaaaaataaaataaaactagttaAAGTTGATAATTCAGATTCGCCTGTAAAGTTGCTGTATAAAAATCCTAAAATACTAAGTTTTTGCGATGTTGAGAGCGATAAAACTTGTAacgaaaatattaaccaatcaaaCGAAAATTTATCGTTGGTGAATCAATCAAATTTAACCTTATGTAAATCTTTTACCGATGAttctttaactaaaaataatttagaaaagaaaaagacttgtgaagatataaataaaactgtatttgacatacattatataaattatatagagcCGAACAAGAACTCTTCAAATGATAATATGGTAGACAGTATATCTAACCTATCAGCagaaaatattgaaactaaTTGTGAACACGATCTAAGTGAGGGAAGTTTTGAAGActcatttgatattaaaaaagagGTTAGCGCAGAGGCTGATACAGTTTTAGTTTGTCGTCATAGTAGTGGTgatacatatacaaaattcaCGGAGGATCCTGCTGATTTAGAGGAATTTCTGAGCATAACggataaaatgattaataatgataaaacacAACTCGAAACAAATAACATAGAAAAATCTGTTCAAAATATTCATACGCCACGAACAGATTCGATTGAATCAATGAATAGAAAACTCTCTGAAAATAGCACCAAAGATACTAATAAAACTGGGCCTGTTTTCTCAGACACTTTAGAagaattaaaaagtaacttGAAAGATCTTCTAAACGAAGCAGATCATGAAGCAgacaatttaacaaaatacaaagaaatgAATGAGtctgagtttaaaaaaaatgtatgcgaTATGGAGCACATCACAGTATATggacttaaattttatgaagaaaaacaggcagttgaaaataattcaatagaaGAAAAACCTTCGGAATTAAAGTTAccgtcaataaataaaactaataaattttcacaaaacgataatgataaaaatgtgcattgtaatatatataaagcaaataGAAACTCTAGAATGTTAAAACATAAGAAAAGAACAAACAGCGAATATCGAACATTTATCATAAAAGAAAACCAAGAGGATATCTGTGATGAATCGCCACCGTTAAAGTTGCCTCGCATCGAAAATAAAAG CAGTAACAATATAGTAAGTGATAAAATTTTCCCATCCTCTATTAAACGTTCCACCTCCCTCCTTGACTCCATTCAAAAGAAAACCGGAACTAAGTTAGATAATTCAAAAGGTCGTCACAAGACAGACCAACTTGAAGATGATCTGATGCAATCTTTAAAAGATTTTGACAAATTCTATGAGTCCGAAAGAATTGAAAATCAATCTTCGAATAAAGAGGTTGTCAATAACAATAAGATCATATATAATGATAAGTCAAAGAAAGAATTTCGTCGAAAAGTGGACCACAAACCtaacaaacatgaaactaaCCACAACGGAAACTACACACCAAATGGAAAATCAACCAATGATTCAGCATATAGCAGGTTAGTCAG ccTAAATAGAATATCCCCGTCAAAGTTATCTTTGTGTAATGTAAAAGAGCAGAACGGAGTCACGTCTCTTGAACCTGTTGGTTCCGATTCAAACAGTAGCCACAAAGATGATGTCCGCTCAATTTCTAGTGAAGAATTTTTAGCAATGGAACGGTCAGCTGAGCTTGATGGGCCGATACCGCGTACTGAAACACACAAGGAACTAGAGACCCCTGCAATTAACG ataaaaaagtTAGCTCCCGGGCGTCTTCTAGGCACAGTCCTACATGGAGACCACGGCATGAGACCCTGAGCTCCAGTGGATCTGAAACATCTCTGCACCGACAACGTAGAGACTCCATCCCCGCACCGCGTCTCTCACGCTTCTGTCACGAGTGCGGGAATAAATTTCCCGTAGAGACGGCCAAATTTTGTATCGAATGTGGTGTCAAAAGACTTGTAGTGTAA
- the LOC113400266 gene encoding uncharacterized protein MAL13P1.304 isoform X1, with product MKKRTISKLKSIFGSKKGKRQQEQQQSLKSSRSPSPDLHSPASTGSESFRPIQRTPPPTRVGPPPSPPVPTNPIVPVAPEPSGPLPLSPCLVCGRTFVPQSLAKHVKICEKMTVKKRKTFDSSRQRREGTDLEQYLPKNFGLPENSPFLEKSPPNTAKAAPKPKNHSVRSAIMKPAADLQKCPHCNRAFGLRAFERHVEWCADKAKILPAAPGQPPPHIADAKQRLNARTQYKAPPVRGRRSSQTREKSSNSRSASVESTRGISPPREYGDYRHTRTRASESVSSNDYHEENTAHVPVIRNSRIGQNNSSGDANVKARQARLAKDLSSSRLDDNYDPFVSAAKQMKELMSSDTNIPKKNNNPKDSNRTLPSLRPKEKLSTSYRTENTKMIKDTINKTYQKTPTLQRMKSFGSSNNDNSSQSFGGRCSSFRLNRNDKKPSQKLNTTFTKSSKENISSTEKSYLCRNSNLNRSFSSYSNSSYSTPKLKDKIPKISQSMHHGFQRSTIKQPLKLDKINKTDEKKDFVNLDAILSSDNTSMTDSNYIDPRLINENDNLPINVNTILNNPDIISSMESLLTTENLPAKFDSFSAVKNNVKDSCNKIDKNENFTNNKMNPPLLSEFNSQYEKMMSSLEQSIASKTSIRDDDSLCEDFDLEEFMISFDEEVHKQKIENKRTCSSTTRIVAKSDLSNNVSTETKVVNSPKVVNSGRNGLIPVNKSNSLIFSSNNIVSDKIFPSSIKRSTSLLDSIQKKTGTKLDNSKGRHKTDQLEDDLMQSLKDFDKFYESERIENQSSNKEVVNNNKIIYNDKSKKEFRRKVDHKPNKHETNHNGNYTPNGKSTNDSAYSRLVSLNRISPSKLSLCNVKEQNGVTSLEPVGSDSNSSHKDDVRSISSEEFLAMERSAELDGPIPRTETHKELETPAINDKKVSSRASSRHSPTWRPRHETLSSSGSETSLHRQRRDSIPAPRLSRFCHECGNKFPVETAKFCIECGVKRLVV from the exons atgaaGAAGAGGACGATATCAAAATTGAAATCGATATTCGGCTCGAAGAAAG GCAAACGGCAACAAGAACAACAACAATCCTTAAAGTCTTCCCGCTCGCCGTCCCCGGATCTACACAGTCCGGCTTCCACCGGCAGCGAATCGTTCCGGCCGATACAACGGACTCCACCCCCAACTCGCGTTGGGCCGCCGCCTTCCCCTCCAGTTCCTACGAACCCGATAGTTCCTGTCGCCCCCGAACCTTCTGGCCCTTTACCTCTGTCGCCATGTCTTGTTTGCGGAAGAACGTTCGTGCCTCAGTCGCTAGCGAAACACGTCAAAATATGCGAGAAGATGACCGTGAAAAAACGAAAAACCTTCGACTCCTCAAGACAACGACGTGAAg GCACGGACTTAGAACAATACTTGCCAAAGAATTTCGGTCTTCCAGAAAACAGTCCCTTCCTCGAGAAGAGTCCGCCGAACACTGCCAAAGCTGCGCCCAAACCTAAAAATCATTCTGTAAGAAGTGCTATTATGAAG CCCGCGGCCGACCTACAGAAGTGTCCGCATTGCAATCGGGCGTTCGGCCTGCGTGCGTTCGAGCGTCACGTGGAGTGGTGCGCAGACAAGGCAAAGATCTTGCCGGCGGCGCCCGGGCAGCCTCCCCCTCATATTGCTGATGCGAAGCAGAGGCTAAACGCTCGCACGCAGTATAAAGCGCCCCCAGTTCGTGGCAGACG ATCCTCACAAACACGTGAAAAATCATCCAACAGTCGGTCCGCATCAGTGGAATCGACGCGCGGTATCTCACCGCCTCGTGAGTACGGAGACTACAGGCACACTCGTACCAGAGCGTCAG AATCCGTGTCCAGCAATGACTACCACGAAGAAAATACAGCGCACGTTCCAGTTATTAGAAACTCAAGAATTGGTCAAAATAATTCATCAGGAGATGCAAATGTGAAAGCCAGACAAGCAAGACTTGCCAAAGACCTAAGCAGTTCCAG gCTTGATGATAATTACGATCCCTTCGTATCTGCAGCAAAACAGATGAAAGAACTCATGTCCTCTGATACTaatattcccaaaaaaaataataatcccaAAGATTCCAACAGAACCCTGCCTAGTTTACGCCCTAAAGAAAAACTATCCACAAGTTACCGAACTGAAAATACTAAAATGATAAAAGACACTATAAACAAGACTTATCAAAAAACACCCACACTGCAACGAATGAAATCCTTTGGTAGCTCAAATAATGACAACAGTAGTCAGTCCTTTGGCGGTAGGTGTAGCTCGTTTAGATTAAACCGGAACGATAAGAAACCTAGTCAAAAACTTAATACGACTTTTACTAAATctagtaaagaaaatattagttCCACTGAAAAATCTTACTTGTGTCGTAACAGCAACTTAAACCGCTCTTTTTCGAGTTATTCAAATTCTAGTTATAGTACACCTaaattaaaagacaaaattCCCAAAATATCTCAATCCATGCATCACGGTTTTCAACGTAGCACCATAAAACAACCTCTAAAgttagataaaataaacaaaaccgaTGAAAAGAAAGATTTTGTTAATCTCGACGCTATACTTTCTTCAGACAATACTTCAATGACTGACAGTAATTATATAGACCCGCGTCTTATTAATGAAAACGACAATTTGCCAATTAatgttaatacaatattaaataacccTGACATAATAAGTAGTATGGAATCCTTGCTAACGACAGAAAATTTACCTGCAAAATTTGATTCATTTAGCGCAGtcaaaaataacgtaaaagattcatgtaataaaattgacaaaaatgaaaatttcacCAACAATAAAATGAACCCACCATTATTAAGTGAATTTAATTCTCAATATGAAAAAATGATGTCATCTTTAGAACAAAGTATAGCTTCAAAAACTTCAATAAGAGACGATGATTCTCTTTGCGAAGACTTTGACTTGGAAGAATTTATGATTTCTTTCGATGAAGAAGTTCATAAACAAAAGATCGAAAATAAGCGCACATGTAGTTCAACAACTAGAATAGTCGCGAAATCCGATCTTTCAAATAATGTCAGTACCGAAACAAAAGTTGTTAACTCTCCCAAAGTAGTAAATAGTGGTAGAAATGGTTTGATTCCTGTTAACAAATCTAATTCTCTTATTTTTAGCAGTAACAATATAGTAAGTGATAAAATTTTCCCATCCTCTATTAAACGTTCCACCTCCCTCCTTGACTCCATTCAAAAGAAAACCGGAACTAAGTTAGATAATTCAAAAGGTCGTCACAAGACAGACCAACTTGAAGATGATCTGATGCAATCTTTAAAAGATTTTGACAAATTCTATGAGTCCGAAAGAATTGAAAATCAATCTTCGAATAAAGAGGTTGTCAATAACAATAAGATCATATATAATGATAAGTCAAAGAAAGAATTTCGTCGAAAAGTGGACCACAAACCtaacaaacatgaaactaaCCACAACGGAAACTACACACCAAATGGAAAATCAACCAATGATTCAGCATATAGCAGGTTAGTCAG ccTAAATAGAATATCCCCGTCAAAGTTATCTTTGTGTAATGTAAAAGAGCAGAACGGAGTCACGTCTCTTGAACCTGTTGGTTCCGATTCAAACAGTAGCCACAAAGATGATGTCCGCTCAATTTCTAGTGAAGAATTTTTAGCAATGGAACGGTCAGCTGAGCTTGATGGGCCGATACCGCGTACTGAAACACACAAGGAACTAGAGACCCCTGCAATTAACG ataaaaaagtTAGCTCCCGGGCGTCTTCTAGGCACAGTCCTACATGGAGACCACGGCATGAGACCCTGAGCTCCAGTGGATCTGAAACATCTCTGCACCGACAACGTAGAGACTCCATCCCCGCACCGCGTCTCTCACGCTTCTGTCACGAGTGCGGGAATAAATTTCCCGTAGAGACGGCCAAATTTTGTATCGAATGTGGTGTCAAAAGACTTGTAGTGTAA
- the LOC113400266 gene encoding uncharacterized protein MAL13P1.304 isoform X2: MKKRTISKLKSIFGSKKGKRQQEQQQSLKSSRSPSPDLHSPASTGSESFRPIQRTPPPTRVGPPPSPPVPTNPIVPVAPEPSGPLPLSPCLVCGRTFVPQSLAKHVKICEKMTVKKRKTFDSSRQRREGTDLEQYLPKNFGLPENSPFLEKSPPNTAKAAPKPKNHSVRSAIMKPAADLQKCPHCNRAFGLRAFERHVEWCADKAKILPAAPGQPPPHIADAKQRLNARTQYKAPPVRGRRSSQTREKSSNSRSASVESTRGISPPREYGDYRHTRTRASESVSSNDYHEENTAHVPVIRNSRIGQNNSSGDANVKARQARLAKDLSSSRLDDNYDPFVSAAKQMKELMSSDTNIPKKNNNPKDSNRTLPSLRPKEKLSTSYRTENTKMIKDTINKTYQKTPTLQRMKSFGSSNNDNSSQSFGGRCSSFRLNRNDKKPSQKLNTTFTKSSKENISSTEKSYLCRNSNLNRSFSSYSNSSYSTPKLKDKIPKISQSMHHGFQRSTIKQPLKLDKINKTDEKKDFVNLDAILSSDNTSMTDSNYIDPRLINENDNLPINVNTILNNPDIISSMESLLTTENLPAKFDSFSAVKNNVKDSCNKIDKNENFTNNKMNPPLLSEFNSQYEKMMSSLEQSIASKTSIRDDDSLCEDFDLEEFMISFDEEVHKQKIENKRTCSSTTRIVAKSDLSNNVSTETKVVNSPKVVNSGRNGLIPVNKSNSLIFSSNNIVSDKIFPSSIKRSTSLLDSIQKKTGTKLDNSKGRHKTDQLEDDLMQSLKDFDKFYESERIENQSSNKEVVNNNKIIYNDKSKKEFRRKVDHKPNKHETNHNGNYTPNGKSTNDSAYSSLNRISPSKLSLCNVKEQNGVTSLEPVGSDSNSSHKDDVRSISSEEFLAMERSAELDGPIPRTETHKELETPAINDKKVSSRASSRHSPTWRPRHETLSSSGSETSLHRQRRDSIPAPRLSRFCHECGNKFPVETAKFCIECGVKRLVV, encoded by the exons atgaaGAAGAGGACGATATCAAAATTGAAATCGATATTCGGCTCGAAGAAAG GCAAACGGCAACAAGAACAACAACAATCCTTAAAGTCTTCCCGCTCGCCGTCCCCGGATCTACACAGTCCGGCTTCCACCGGCAGCGAATCGTTCCGGCCGATACAACGGACTCCACCCCCAACTCGCGTTGGGCCGCCGCCTTCCCCTCCAGTTCCTACGAACCCGATAGTTCCTGTCGCCCCCGAACCTTCTGGCCCTTTACCTCTGTCGCCATGTCTTGTTTGCGGAAGAACGTTCGTGCCTCAGTCGCTAGCGAAACACGTCAAAATATGCGAGAAGATGACCGTGAAAAAACGAAAAACCTTCGACTCCTCAAGACAACGACGTGAAg GCACGGACTTAGAACAATACTTGCCAAAGAATTTCGGTCTTCCAGAAAACAGTCCCTTCCTCGAGAAGAGTCCGCCGAACACTGCCAAAGCTGCGCCCAAACCTAAAAATCATTCTGTAAGAAGTGCTATTATGAAG CCCGCGGCCGACCTACAGAAGTGTCCGCATTGCAATCGGGCGTTCGGCCTGCGTGCGTTCGAGCGTCACGTGGAGTGGTGCGCAGACAAGGCAAAGATCTTGCCGGCGGCGCCCGGGCAGCCTCCCCCTCATATTGCTGATGCGAAGCAGAGGCTAAACGCTCGCACGCAGTATAAAGCGCCCCCAGTTCGTGGCAGACG ATCCTCACAAACACGTGAAAAATCATCCAACAGTCGGTCCGCATCAGTGGAATCGACGCGCGGTATCTCACCGCCTCGTGAGTACGGAGACTACAGGCACACTCGTACCAGAGCGTCAG AATCCGTGTCCAGCAATGACTACCACGAAGAAAATACAGCGCACGTTCCAGTTATTAGAAACTCAAGAATTGGTCAAAATAATTCATCAGGAGATGCAAATGTGAAAGCCAGACAAGCAAGACTTGCCAAAGACCTAAGCAGTTCCAG gCTTGATGATAATTACGATCCCTTCGTATCTGCAGCAAAACAGATGAAAGAACTCATGTCCTCTGATACTaatattcccaaaaaaaataataatcccaAAGATTCCAACAGAACCCTGCCTAGTTTACGCCCTAAAGAAAAACTATCCACAAGTTACCGAACTGAAAATACTAAAATGATAAAAGACACTATAAACAAGACTTATCAAAAAACACCCACACTGCAACGAATGAAATCCTTTGGTAGCTCAAATAATGACAACAGTAGTCAGTCCTTTGGCGGTAGGTGTAGCTCGTTTAGATTAAACCGGAACGATAAGAAACCTAGTCAAAAACTTAATACGACTTTTACTAAATctagtaaagaaaatattagttCCACTGAAAAATCTTACTTGTGTCGTAACAGCAACTTAAACCGCTCTTTTTCGAGTTATTCAAATTCTAGTTATAGTACACCTaaattaaaagacaaaattCCCAAAATATCTCAATCCATGCATCACGGTTTTCAACGTAGCACCATAAAACAACCTCTAAAgttagataaaataaacaaaaccgaTGAAAAGAAAGATTTTGTTAATCTCGACGCTATACTTTCTTCAGACAATACTTCAATGACTGACAGTAATTATATAGACCCGCGTCTTATTAATGAAAACGACAATTTGCCAATTAatgttaatacaatattaaataacccTGACATAATAAGTAGTATGGAATCCTTGCTAACGACAGAAAATTTACCTGCAAAATTTGATTCATTTAGCGCAGtcaaaaataacgtaaaagattcatgtaataaaattgacaaaaatgaaaatttcacCAACAATAAAATGAACCCACCATTATTAAGTGAATTTAATTCTCAATATGAAAAAATGATGTCATCTTTAGAACAAAGTATAGCTTCAAAAACTTCAATAAGAGACGATGATTCTCTTTGCGAAGACTTTGACTTGGAAGAATTTATGATTTCTTTCGATGAAGAAGTTCATAAACAAAAGATCGAAAATAAGCGCACATGTAGTTCAACAACTAGAATAGTCGCGAAATCCGATCTTTCAAATAATGTCAGTACCGAAACAAAAGTTGTTAACTCTCCCAAAGTAGTAAATAGTGGTAGAAATGGTTTGATTCCTGTTAACAAATCTAATTCTCTTATTTTTAGCAGTAACAATATAGTAAGTGATAAAATTTTCCCATCCTCTATTAAACGTTCCACCTCCCTCCTTGACTCCATTCAAAAGAAAACCGGAACTAAGTTAGATAATTCAAAAGGTCGTCACAAGACAGACCAACTTGAAGATGATCTGATGCAATCTTTAAAAGATTTTGACAAATTCTATGAGTCCGAAAGAATTGAAAATCAATCTTCGAATAAAGAGGTTGTCAATAACAATAAGATCATATATAATGATAAGTCAAAGAAAGAATTTCGTCGAAAAGTGGACCACAAACCtaacaaacatgaaactaaCCACAACGGAAACTACACACCAAATGGAAAATCAACCAATGATTCAGCATATAGCAG ccTAAATAGAATATCCCCGTCAAAGTTATCTTTGTGTAATGTAAAAGAGCAGAACGGAGTCACGTCTCTTGAACCTGTTGGTTCCGATTCAAACAGTAGCCACAAAGATGATGTCCGCTCAATTTCTAGTGAAGAATTTTTAGCAATGGAACGGTCAGCTGAGCTTGATGGGCCGATACCGCGTACTGAAACACACAAGGAACTAGAGACCCCTGCAATTAACG ataaaaaagtTAGCTCCCGGGCGTCTTCTAGGCACAGTCCTACATGGAGACCACGGCATGAGACCCTGAGCTCCAGTGGATCTGAAACATCTCTGCACCGACAACGTAGAGACTCCATCCCCGCACCGCGTCTCTCACGCTTCTGTCACGAGTGCGGGAATAAATTTCCCGTAGAGACGGCCAAATTTTGTATCGAATGTGGTGTCAAAAGACTTGTAGTGTAA